One window of the Oncorhynchus gorbuscha isolate QuinsamMale2020 ecotype Even-year linkage group LG17, OgorEven_v1.0, whole genome shotgun sequence genome contains the following:
- the LOC124001556 gene encoding kelch-like protein 28, with translation MDQQAQSYMLASLTRPHSEQLLQGLQLLRQDHELCDIVLRVGDAKIHAHKVVLASISPYFKAMFTGNLSEKETSEVEFQCVDEAALQAIVEYAYTGTVFISQETVESLLPAANLLQVKLVLKECCSFLESQLDAGNCIGISRFAETYGCHDLCLAATKFICQNFEEVCQTEEFFELTRAELDEIVSNDCLKVVTEETVFYALESWIKYDVTERQQHLAQLLHCIRLPLLSVKFLTRLYEANHLIRDDHACKHLLNEALKYHFMPEHRLSYQTVLSTRPRCAPKVLLAVGGKAGLFATLESMEMYFPQTDSWIGLAPLSVPRYEFGVALLDQKVYVVGGIATHMRQGISYRRHESTVERWDPDSNTWSTVERMAECRSTLGVVVLAGELYALGGYDGQYYLQSVEKYVPKVKEWQPVAPMTKSRSCFATAVLDGMVYAIGGYGPAHMNSVERYDPSKDAWEMVAPMADKRINFGVGVMLGFIFVVGGHNGVSHLSSIERYDPHQNQWTACRPMNEPRTGVGSAIVDNYLYVVGGHSGSSYLNTVQRYNPITDSWLDSSGMMYCRCNFGLTAL, from the exons ATGGACCAGCAGGCCCAGTCCTACATGCTTGCCAGTCTGACGCGGCCCCACTCTGAGCAGCTGCTGCAAGGCCTCCAGCTGTTGCGGCAGGACCATGAACTGTGCGACATTGTGCTGCGAGTGGGGGATGCTAAGATCCATGCTCACAAAGTGGTGCTGGCGAGCATCAGCCCTTACTTCAAGGCCATGTTCACGGGAAATCTGTCAGAGAAGGAGACCTCTGAGGTGGAGTTCCAGTGTGTTGATGAGGCTGCGCTACAA GCCATCGTTGAGTATGCCTACACTGGCACAGTATTCATCTCACAGGAAACGGTGGAGTCCCTACTGCCAGCTGCTAACCTACTCCAGGTCAAGCTGGTGTTGAAGGAGTGTTGCTCTTTCCTAGAGAGCCAGCTAGATGCTGGAAATTGTATAGGCATCTCTCGCTTCGCTGAGACTTATGGCTGCCATGATCTCTGCCTGGCTGCCACTAAATTCATCTGCCAGAATTTTGAAGAGGTGTGCCAGACAGAGGAGTTTTTTGAGCTGACACGGGCGGAGCTGGATGAAATAGTGTCAAATGATTGTCTGAAGGTGGTAACAGAAGAGACTGTGTTCTATGCCCTGGAGTCGTGGATCAAATATGATGTCACTGAGCGGCAGCAGCACCTGGCTCAGCTACTGCACTGCATCCGCCTGCCTCTCCTTAGTGTTAAGTTCCTCACCCGCCTCTACGAGGCAAACCACCTTATCCGGGATGACCACGCCTGCAAGCACCTGCTCAACGAGGCTCTCAAATACCATTTCATGCCTGAGCACCGGCTCTCCTACCAGACGGTGTTGTCTACACGGCCACGCTGTGCTCCCAAGGTGCTCCTTGCTGTTGGAGGCAAGGCTGGACTCTTCGCCACCCTCGAGAG CATGGAGATGTATTTCCCTCAGACTGACTCGTGGATTGGGCTTGCCCCTCTCAGTGTGCCCCGCTATGAGTTTGGAGTGGCATTGTTGGACCAGAAGGTGTATGTGGTGGGTGGCATTGCCACACACATGCGACAGGGCATTAGCTACCGGAGACATGAGAGTACAGTGGAGAGATGGGACCCTGACAGCAACACCTGGTCCACAGTGGAGCGCATGGCAGAGTGTCGCAGCACCCTGGGGGTAGTGGTCTTGGCTGGGGAGCTCTATGCCCTGGGGGGCTACGACGGCCAGTACTATCTACAGTCTGTGGAAAAATATGTCCCCAAGGTGAAGGAGTGGCAGCCTGTGGCACCCATGACCAAGTCACGCAGCTGTTTTGCCACTGCTGTGCTGGATGGCATGGTCTATGCCATCGGAGGCTATGGCCCAGCCCACATGAACAG TGTGGAGCGGTATGACCCCAGCAAGGATGCCTGGGAAATGGTAGCCCCCATGGCAGACAAACGGATCAACTTTGGGGTTGGGGTCATGCTTGGGTTTATATTTGTGGTTGGGGGACACAACGGGGTATCACACCTGTCCAGCATTGAGAGGTATGACCCACACCAGAACCAGTGGACAGCCTGTCGGCCCATGAATGAGCCACGTACAG GGGTTGGCTCAGCGATCGTGGACAACTACCTCTATGTGGTGGGGGGTCACTCAGGGTCATCATACCTGAACACTGTCCAGCGGTACAACCCCATCACAGACAGCTGGCTGGACTCTAGTGGCATGATGTACTGCCGCTGTAACTTTGGGCTGACTGCTCTTTGA